One stretch of Dissulfurimicrobium hydrothermale DNA includes these proteins:
- a CDS encoding acylphosphatase encodes MGIQRRIHAFISGRVQGVFYRASAMDKAMQLDLTGWVKNLADGRVELVAEGSSEAIDAFISWCRKGPPYAHVTNIEVQEQEATGEFDRFSMRY; translated from the coding sequence ATGGGTATTCAGAGACGTATCCACGCATTCATAAGCGGGAGGGTGCAAGGTGTATTTTACAGGGCATCCGCAATGGATAAGGCTATGCAGTTGGACCTTACAGGCTGGGTGAAAAATCTTGCCGACGGCAGAGTGGAACTCGTAGCCGAGGGATCGTCCGAGGCCATAGACGCGTTCATATCATGGTGCCGCAAAGGGCCGCCGTATGCCCACGTGACCAACATCGAGGTGCAGGAACAGGAAGCTACAGGGGAATTCGACCGTTTTTCGATGCGATATTGA
- a CDS encoding peptidase U32 family protein — MTIMSKEIELLAPAGTNETFWAAIENGADAVYLGLKDLNARALARNFSVEEVAGLTDAAHSRGRKVFVAMNSLVREDEIPKAVGVLSALEAIKVDALIIQDLGLWRLARRYFPGLRLHASTLMAVHNSYGVKMAKRMDFSRVVLAREMTLDEISAAAVAAAIETEVFVHGAMCFSYSGLCFFSSYFGGKSGLRGRCVQPCRRRYTWEGKTGAYFSMGDLSGLDVVDDLRRIGVRSLKIEGRLRPPSYVASVVKAYRMVIDHPGDVDVLSAAWELVQGAFGRAYTKGYFHNDTPGDAILPWRMTNTGVFIGKVLDYKRGQLLVDVRLDLELGDRLRIVYRDRKSQQSFLCTGLIETEDGQVWIKTGGLLKDPRGALIFRADTARGIGFERSAARVYMVNKASFTAIMKKAHIEAQDVLMNMPAGLRSSEAGRFVKKQASIDVWVRIPEPRALTLTKDFDIKGAILPITPWNLRSLKGRVRTWLNDMEIVWSLPAIIHEAEMAFYKEALKRLVRQGFGKFEVANLGALAVLEEVLSDKDLKRQRRKATIFGFYTLNLLNSQALIGAKGLGVDIPQFSIETDQENARCATNSAPFVQTAFTVFSYIPVVTSRIALKNFNYLGPIISPKGERFYWHREAGRGVLLSEKPFSLLNKQAELKDAGFSIWIIDLSYRIKSKHMPRGRTGGPALLRIPAKAFNFFDRLE, encoded by the coding sequence ATGACGATCATGTCAAAAGAGATTGAATTGCTTGCGCCGGCTGGGACCAATGAGACCTTCTGGGCCGCGATTGAAAACGGTGCGGACGCTGTATATCTAGGGCTTAAAGACCTTAATGCAAGGGCGCTTGCCAGGAATTTTTCTGTTGAAGAGGTGGCTGGCCTTACGGACGCTGCGCACTCAAGGGGCAGAAAGGTCTTTGTGGCCATGAATTCCCTTGTGAGAGAGGATGAGATCCCGAAGGCCGTTGGCGTGCTCTCGGCCCTTGAGGCAATCAAGGTGGATGCCCTGATCATTCAGGACCTTGGTCTCTGGCGGCTTGCGCGGAGGTATTTTCCAGGGCTTCGTCTTCATGCAAGTACCCTGATGGCCGTTCACAATTCCTACGGCGTAAAGATGGCCAAACGGATGGATTTCAGTCGAGTGGTGCTCGCGAGAGAGATGACCCTCGATGAGATAAGTGCGGCTGCAGTCGCCGCAGCAATAGAGACAGAGGTTTTTGTCCACGGTGCCATGTGTTTCAGTTATTCTGGATTGTGTTTCTTCAGCAGCTATTTCGGTGGAAAATCGGGTCTAAGGGGCCGCTGTGTCCAGCCATGCCGTCGCCGTTATACATGGGAGGGAAAGACAGGCGCTTATTTCTCCATGGGGGATCTTTCCGGCCTCGACGTGGTGGATGACCTGAGACGCATCGGGGTAAGATCATTGAAAATAGAAGGTAGGCTTCGGCCTCCTAGTTATGTGGCCTCGGTGGTCAAGGCATACAGGATGGTGATCGACCACCCAGGAGATGTCGATGTGCTTTCCGCAGCATGGGAGCTAGTCCAAGGTGCGTTCGGCCGTGCATATACAAAAGGGTATTTTCATAACGATACGCCAGGAGACGCGATCCTCCCCTGGCGTATGACAAATACCGGTGTATTTATTGGCAAGGTGCTTGACTATAAAAGGGGGCAGCTCCTTGTGGACGTTAGGCTCGATCTGGAACTTGGCGACCGCTTGCGCATAGTTTATCGGGATAGGAAAAGCCAGCAGAGTTTTTTGTGTACCGGTCTTATTGAGACAGAAGATGGCCAGGTCTGGATAAAGACCGGTGGATTGCTAAAAGACCCGAGAGGTGCGTTGATATTCCGCGCCGACACGGCGAGAGGCATTGGTTTTGAGAGATCTGCTGCCAGGGTCTACATGGTAAACAAGGCCTCGTTTACAGCCATTATGAAAAAGGCGCATATTGAGGCACAGGATGTCCTCATGAATATGCCTGCGGGACTCAGGTCGTCCGAGGCTGGTAGATTTGTTAAAAAACAGGCCTCAATAGATGTCTGGGTCAGAATTCCAGAACCGCGCGCCCTCACCCTTACAAAGGATTTTGATATTAAGGGGGCAATACTACCTATAACACCTTGGAATTTAAGGTCATTAAAGGGCAGGGTGCGGACATGGCTCAATGACATGGAAATCGTCTGGTCTCTCCCGGCCATCATCCATGAAGCCGAAATGGCCTTTTATAAAGAGGCATTGAAGCGTCTCGTCAGGCAGGGTTTCGGCAAGTTTGAAGTAGCCAATCTCGGTGCCCTTGCTGTCTTGGAAGAGGTCCTTTCTGACAAGGATCTGAAAAGACAGAGGCGTAAAGCCACTATATTCGGTTTCTATACCCTGAATTTGTTGAACTCACAGGCCCTTATAGGCGCCAAGGGACTTGGTGTGGACATCCCTCAATTTTCCATCGAGACGGATCAGGAAAATGCAAGATGTGCTACTAACTCGGCCCCTTTCGTACAGACTGCATTTACAGTCTTTTCATACATACCAGTTGTCACGAGTCGCATCGCCCTCAAGAACTTCAACTATCTCGGGCCTATAATCAGTCCCAAGGGGGAACGTTTTTATTGGCACAGGGAGGCAGGTAGAGGGGTTCTCTTGTCCGAAAAGCCGTTTTCGCTTCTCAACAAACAAGCCGAGCTGAAAGATGCCGGCTTTTCCATCTGGATTATAGATCTTTCATATCGGATTAAATCCAAACATATGCCGCGCGGCAGAACCGGCGGTCCTGCCCTGCTTCGTATCCCGGCAAAGGCCTTTAATTTCTTTGATAGATTGGAATAG
- the efp gene encoding elongation factor P yields the protein MYDSSDLRKGLKIVIDGNPYLITDFQFSKPGKGQALYRCKLKNMITGYTIDRTYRSGEKFEPANLEERHMQFLYKDGDGYHFMDTVKFDQVSMTESQVGEAKNFLKENTEVDILFFEGNPIDVSLPIFVELQVIKSDPGVRGDTATGATKPATLETGYEIQVPLFIEEGEVLKIDTRTGQYVERVKK from the coding sequence ATGTATGATTCTTCAGACTTGAGAAAGGGTTTAAAGATAGTAATCGATGGAAACCCATATCTCATTACCGATTTTCAATTCTCGAAACCGGGCAAGGGCCAGGCGCTTTACAGATGCAAACTTAAAAATATGATAACTGGATATACCATAGACCGCACCTATCGCTCAGGCGAAAAATTTGAGCCTGCAAACCTTGAAGAAAGACATATGCAGTTTCTCTACAAAGACGGGGATGGCTACCACTTCATGGATACCGTCAAGTTCGATCAGGTGAGCATGACGGAATCCCAGGTCGGTGAGGCAAAAAACTTCCTGAAAGAAAATACAGAGGTTGACATCCTTTTCTTTGAGGGCAATCCCATAGACGTATCGCTTCCGATATTCGTCGAGCTGCAGGTTATAAAATCCGATCCCGGGGTAAGGGGCGATACAGCCACAGGCGCCACGAAGCCGGCCACCCTTGAGACAGGCTACGAAATACAGGTACCCCTCTTTATCGAAGAGGGAGAGGTTCTGAAGATTGACACCCGCACGGGCCAATATGTCGAGCGGGTCAAGAAATAA